The genomic window TGAACAAGCACTACGATTATATTAATATTCTACCTGCTCTGggtttatttttcgaaaatcctgttaaattttcaatttgaactataaatttctccccgtttataaaaatttaaaagtggttCATCTTCAGGTACAAAAACAAATGATGCTCCAACATTTTTAATCGGATATTTACATTTGTCATTAAGTACAATATCAAAATTAGAAACCATATCCCATATTGCAATTTTCGTTACTAATTGTCCATATTTCATACCCAAGCATATTCGTGGACCATCaccaaaaccaaaataattagCTTTTGATTGAACTTTGGTGTCTTCATCACTAAATCGTTCTGGATAAAATGTTTCAGGATTTGCATGTAAATTTTCGTCGTGATGTAACGCATACACCGGTAACAGTACTGAAAAacctttatcaatttttacatcgCGATTTACGCCATCTTTGTACGGTGGAAACTGAAATGAATCGGCCGTACAATTTCGCATAAACCACATTAATACCGGGTGCATACGTAACGcctctgaaataaaatttaaaaaatctcatGAGCTgtggaaatataaataaaagcgGGAGAAATGAGTTGGGAAGTCAATATTCCCAAAAGACACATCTTTGGCACTAAATCAACGTACACACCAATTTTCAACTCTGTATCTCAGTTTGGAGGGACTATAGAGGTGTGCATAGTCATAAAAATGACGAAATATGTAGTTTTTCTACTGGGAATCCCCTCCAAATTGCTGAAATAAGTTTCCGTTTTAATAATATCAACCCTCAATCATTTTTCAGAAAGGTCTCAGGCTGTTTGGACAAAATTCGATGCCCATGAGTGTAGATATGAAAAGACAATAAGATATTATAATTACCTGATATACaatgatctaaataagtcataTCACGCAGAGTTTCATACGTTAATTTGTTATCATATTTCGCCATAATTGTATCAATTTCCTCCCgtagttttttaaatacccGTGGATTTGCTACAATTTCCGTCATTGTAAGTTTAATTGTACTAGCAACTGTTTCCACACCATCTATGAATAATGTTACAATATTCGATGCTAAATCATCCTCGGAAAAATCTATTTGAAATgggaaatatgttttaatttatatataataaactattttctttaacgaccccacaaaaaaattaatgtatcacGATATCAGTCctattaaaactatataatttggtAATTGTCTAAATCGATATATTGCCTATGTGATTCTGAATCAAATTTCCCATTGATCCAACGAAAAATAATGACACCTTTTCGAGTTATTTGTTGAGTTGAATTGAGTTGAGTTTCCCTACAAAACACATACATTTATGTAAAGTAAATTGCCTATatcgattaatattaaaaaatcgaagaaatcaAAGCACTCATATTTCAATTATccggtcaatttaaacatcCGAAGGTAcaattttctccattttttcaaaggggtaccccctaaaaaaaatgcaaaaaatcgaaaaatttttttattctccaatttcgataaaactcaatatataaggtaattttgacctaaaaattacaaaaatcgggtgcatttgttgactaaccgaataatttttgagatacgggctaaaatcgatcaaaatattgcgatatctcataaactctgcatccaatgattaaattaaaccgatttttataattttaggatcaaaattaccctatccaccgagtttcatcaaattccgaaacaaaatttttttttgcgtttttctcgattttttcaaaggggtaccccctaaaaaaaatgcaaaaaatcgaaaaatttttttaatctccaattttgataaaactcaatatataaggtaattttgacctaaaaattacaaaaatcgggtgcatttgttgactaaccgaatagtttttgagatacgggctaaaatcgatcaaaatattgcgatatctcataaactctgcatccaatgattaaattaaaccgatttttataattttaggatcaaaattaccctatccaccgagtttcatcaaattccgaaacaaaatttttttttgcgtttttctcgattttttcaaaggggtaccccttaaaaaaattgcaaaaaatcgaaaaatttttgtaatctccaaatttgataaaactcagaatataaggtaattttgacccaaaaattacaaaaatcgggtgcatttgttgactggacgaatagtttttgagatacggactaaaatcgacccAAATATTGCATCAGAATTAGGAGTAGAATATGGAATAGAATAGGGaagcggtttcagctgtgcgttggtCGATCAGTCAGCTTCAGAAAATTGAAGTCGAATAAACGAATACGTGACATTATTTATCGTTAGTCCCATGATAAAACAAATTGACAGTGTTTTTTTACATTGATTTGTTTCAGGGtcattaattgtttatacaatACCGCCATTGTCTATCAGAAGTTTATccaaataacttaaataatcgTTTGCGTTGATGTTATTTAGCTTACGTTGCAGGCGAACATCTTTTATCACTTTCCGGAAATATTTCCCGGCTGTTTGTGGCATTAATCTGAAGAAAAAAGTAACAACTGCAAAGTGGGTCGAGGTCATGGTATGAGCTGTGAAATAGTTTTATCTAAGACGTGTTTTGGACATTTATATGATTGGTCAGTGTTCctcaattatcaaaaatttaactgatattaaaagtagtttaaaaatagaaaatttgctAAAGCTTACTAGTCAGGggaatatataaaaagtatttatagaCTGTTTACTCCACAAAGTGTGATTATGatggaatatttttaggcgCGCAAGTCACATTGTGATCTTTATTTTTACTCACGTAGTTCGAAGTAAAAGTGACAATGCTGGATCGACAATCATTAGTATCCATCTTAATTTTCCAGTAGATGTTTCCGTTTCAAAAGTTTCATGAGCGATTCttttaaatggattttttgAATTCGCAAATAATGCATCCGTTTTAATTGATAAGCcacataatgtaaatatttcactAGCAAAATCTTGGGCCAAACTTTGTATTTTGATaccattacaaaaattatccaaattttttgttatatacatttttaaacgtTCCGAAACATAGACCATATTGggatacatattttgttttatctgttgaaaattttatttagtagaaTTATATTTCCATATTAACCCGTCAACATTcccgttatgagcattttgcccATATATGCAGAACGCGTGAGTAAATCTCTCACCACGGGACTTAAGCTCCCTCCTTTAACTTACCTTTATTGTAGTAAATGCTGGCGCTGTATGTTTTCGTGATATTTTCCAACGTTCTCCTTTCAATATAAAAGGATTTAATGCACCTAATACATCAGATTTTTCACTCGTTGTTGCTGTATTATCtcgaaaatcattaaattttttcactgtaatcattttaaatatttctggaTCACGAATAAATAATACGGGATGTCGTCCCAAAAATAtgccaaaatatttataatctttatatttgctgaaaattatctaattttatttattcatattcatttttCCATTCAAATGGTCGATTTATGGTGGTTTTTAATAGCTTGTGGCAACTATGGAAGGTAGAGATAAGGAAGATAATTTTAGTGCGTATCAAAAAGTGTCTATATCGAAAAGCAGCAAATAAGAATGGCGCTGCTGTAGAATAATTAatgctataaaataaataataaggatCCCAAAATTTGAAGCACAAAATtaatggatttcaaaaaaaattccaataagatcggataaaatttgcctgtgttattaaaaaaaatcgaattttttaactttatgacgtcatcagaatccaaaaatttaattttgctctatcacaaccaaattttatccaattttgataaatgaagtatgtaatcctactaaatttgggtcatacttttcaaatttatgatcataattaacctagctataatagttCCAAGAATCTGGAGCCCTTGGTGCCGGAATCAAGCACagtagtgatagctagcgaaaaactgacatcacagttgaaaaaaatgaccaaaaattagtgggtttcaaaaaaattctaatcagatcggatcaaatttgactgtgttatcaaaaaaatcgaactattaactttatgacgtattcagaattcaaaaaatttaattatacaccaaattatgatatttttgagaaaatggcaATTATTTGAGTCCCTAAGTAGTATTCGACCAGGACTCCACAAAGTCACAAACTGGCCCTGAGTTCACGAATAGATATTGTATTCGACAGAAATGTTAGTAACTGTTTGAAGGTTTCCAGACTtagaatttttccatacaatttttcaatgtaatatttttttattgaaaattaaaaaaagtattcatttgttcattcatatattcattttatgaatatttatggaTAATATGATAAAACCTTTACATTCTTTTTCATGaataacatacataaaatatattcgaaaacCTCAAAACAGGTGACTATTGGttaggtaataattttttaaaaataagttattttaaatacgctGTCTGGGAATTTTTTACCTATTATTTCTGGGAATTATTATAAAGTCTGGGAATTTTTTACCTATTATTTCTAAACACCCTGTTACAGTctctttaattattgttataccatatgtaatatgtatatattaaatatatcaatgtatactaagtttagtcccaaagtTTGCGacgcttaaaaaaatgatgctaccagcaaaattttggtataggtgttcataaaatccatgtCCAGTTATCCGTCTgtccgtaaacacgataactcaaaaacgaaaagagatatcatgctgaaatttgtataaattgttcaagacgtaaaaaggAGTATCCTTCTTTAATTACATGacgaaaaaacaaacgatttcgcaatcaacactgtctatacatggtattttaacaattaattcagtcaatttactataatttatcgTCATTAAAATGTGcattattgattgaaaaacgGGGAAGGGCTTTCCTTTTTAAAATTGCGTAAAGAAATCATAGTTTCTGTCCGATGGTTATTATGTATTGctttaatatgcatttttatctaataaagTAGCTActttattagataaaaatgcatattaaagCAATACATAATAACCTAGGTCATGACAAATAACCTAGGTCATGTATATAATCTAAGCAACAAGGATTTATGAGGACACTCATCAGAAATCGTCTACCACAGAATGTAtgaaacagaaattttaaaaacattatcagGTGAGTTAAATTTAACGACATCGAACAACATcccataatgtaaataaaatcaaaaaattaagcAAGAGAAAACGTTTAAAGTGTGTTGGTATTTTGAAAGTGATTTATACTCACGAATATAGTTCATGTATAATTGAACCTAAAGGTTTTCTCAAAAGTAAACCGTCTTTTATACTACCAAATGGAAATATTGGTGTTTCGTACGGAATACGGCGTTTTCTCCAATAATCGTAATTCCATGTGTAAAATATTACGAAACATAATGTAATCGtaattaatactaataatatatcaaagaacattttctgaaataagaaaatgataattattttttttcatttctatatCCATTCTAAATTAAGCACCAGCAATTTGAGTGTTTCAAAAAAGATAGCATTacttagatatttatttttaaaaaaacttaccaATGAGTTTTCCCAATACtttcaaaagcaaaaaaatttacttgtaatatactttgaaatttaagttccaaattttgtgttattgaacattaaaatcataaatattttgtaaatatcagaCTCAACAGGAAAGATGAAAATAGTTAGTTAATCACCTGttgtgattaattttttttttatatatgcgTGTTTCTAATATTGTGTTTGTATGTTGACTGGCTTGAGTAATTACTGTTtcgtatttaataattattgtattttttttttttttaaataatatttcgatatattttatttataacacgATGTAGTATAGGTAAAGCTTAGGCTAGGTACTATAATTTAAagatgttttgtatttttttataccatgtatatgaaatatacatattaagtttagtcccaagtttgtaacgcttaaaaatattgatgctacgaaaaaaattttggtttaggtgttcatagaatcacctaattagtccatttccgtatgcCTGTCTGTCGtgtgcccgtctgtcatcacgattactcaaaaacgaagatatcaagctgaaatttttatagtgtgcttaaaacgtaaaaagtgaagtcgagttcgtaaatgagcaacataggtcaattgggtcttgggtccgtaggacccatcttgtaaaccgttagagatagaacaaatgtttaaatgtaaaaaatgttccttataaaaaaattaaacaacttttgtttgaaacattttcttgtaaacatcactgtttacccacgagggcgctaattagatgaaaatttgaagtatgtattaatatgggatatcagttatgtgtgtgtggctatttaagagtggatatctttcttaatTTACGTGGCGTcacaaaacaaacgattgcgtcatcaaaactatctatacatggtatttcaacaattaactcaatcaattgtttgttgacTTGTTTTTGTATAAGATTTTTCCATTTAGATGATATAGGTAAAGCTTAGGCTAGGCACTATAGATTCTAAGACatattgtattttaactttgtatgctgacgatattaataaattattttgaacttgaacttaaaattttttttaagtgaattttctGATGGTAATTGGTTACTAACGTAACTAAAGAAATAAATGCGAGCTGGTAACCATAAATCTCGTTGATCTTGCATAAGATCAAGAAGAAATAAGAACTCACTGGGATTAAAAACTAAGTAATTAAAACAAGAATATtgctaaataatttgttatattttatggtaCAAAGtcgaaattcaataaatttattacataaacataaattaacataattatttttaaaaaccaggTATAATCTTACCTTTCTTCGAagctttctttaattttatcattttcttatcttttttacgtttattaatattttctgaaCGTTTCTTTTGTCGTTCTTCCATCGCTTTCTGTACACTTTCTTGCCGTGATTCccatttctttttacttttattcaCTTGTTGTTCCCGACGTTTAATTGTCTTCTTCAAAAGTTCTGGATCATCTTTTACTTTCTGACCATCGGCTTTCGATAACGCAGTATTC from Chrysoperla carnea chromosome 2, inChrCarn1.1, whole genome shotgun sequence includes these protein-coding regions:
- the LOC123291411 gene encoding cytochrome P450 6a2-like, with the protein product MFFDILLVLITITLCFVIFYTWNYDYWRKRRIPYETPIFPFGSIKDGLLLRKPLGSIIHELYSKYKDYKYFGIFLGRHPVLFIRDPEIFKMITVKKFNDFRDNTATTSEKSDVLGALNPFILKGERWKISRKHTAPAFTTIKIKQNMYPNMVYVSERLKMYITKNLDNFCNGIKIQSLAQDFASEIFTLCGLSIKTDALFANSKNPFKRIAHETFETETSTGKLRWILMIVDPALSLLLRTTLMPQTAGKYFRKVIKDVRLQRKLNNINANDYLSYLDKLLIDNGDFSEDDLASNIVTLFIDGVETVASTIKLTMTEIVANPRVFKKLREEIDTIMAKYDNKLTYETLRDMTYLDHCISEALRMHPVLMWFMRNCTADSFQFPPYKDGVNRDVKIDKGFSVLLPVYALHHDENLHANPETFYPERFSDEDTKVQSKANYFGFGDGPRICLGMKYGQLVTKIAIWDMVSNFDIVLNDKCKYPIKNVGASFVFVPEDEPLLNFYKRGEICVLYSHQNK